The nucleotide window CCATGCCGCCGAGCTGGAGCTGCGCGTCGCCGAGCGCACCGCGGAGTTGAAGCAGGCCAACGCAAGGCTGGCCGGCATCTTCCGCTCGGCAATGGATGCGTTCGTGGTTTTGGACACGTCGCGCCGCGTCCTGATTTTCAATCCCGCGGCCGAAAAGATGTTCCGCTGCAGCGCCGCGGAAGTGGCCGGAGAGCCGGTGGACCGGCTGCTTGCCCCCGAGCTTGCCGCGCTCCTCGAGCATTACATCACCTCGTCCGGCAGCCCCGCGCAGATGTGGCTACCCGACGGGCTGCACGCGCGCCGCAAGAGCGGCGAGTTGTTTTTGATCGAAGGGTCGCTGTCACGCGCCGCGTCCGGATCCGGCGATCTGTTCACCAT belongs to bacterium and includes:
- a CDS encoding PAS domain-containing protein, giving the protein HAAELELRVAERTAELKQANARLAGIFRSAMDAFVVLDTSRRVLIFNPAAEKMFRCSAAEVAGEPVDRLLAPELAALLEHYITSSGSPAQMWLPDGLHARRKSGELFLIEGSLSRAASGSGDLFTIILRDINELEHLLSQNVYLRQEIQSELNFEEIVGASPAIERVFQSIE